A DNA window from Desulfovulcanus ferrireducens contains the following coding sequences:
- a CDS encoding response regulator, with the protein MNKIKILFVDDEPNVLSGLRRMLYPMRKEWDMTFVDNSAEALSLVKEKSFDVVVADMRMPVMSGADLLTRISKIQPRVVRIILSGHSDKEMIMQTVPVTHQFLTKPCSPDKLKNVIQRCMALRNLFKDKSLLDVVGRVKSLPSLPDIYIQLKEEIRSDKATPKSIGDIISKDVAMSAKVLQMVNSAFFALVRKVSSIEQAVVYLGLDTIRFLVLGMHIFNKLEKLKIGKFSLKSQVKHSLEVASMVSSLCKFENLPKDVQEIAFFAGLFHDCGVLILAQNMPKEYEEAVNFAEEKRLCLYLAELDVFGVSHAEIGAYLLNIWGLPEEMVRAAAFHHNPMAAYSSRLDCLSLVHIADRLEHLKSPMNVVGPVCPVDKDLIEKFGIQDKFISWRDLLVKEKVGE; encoded by the coding sequence ATGAACAAAATAAAAATTTTATTTGTTGATGATGAGCCCAATGTATTAAGCGGGTTGAGGCGGATGCTCTATCCCATGCGCAAAGAATGGGATATGACTTTTGTTGATAATTCGGCCGAGGCCCTGTCTTTGGTCAAGGAGAAGAGTTTTGATGTGGTTGTCGCGGATATGCGTATGCCGGTCATGAGCGGGGCAGATTTGTTGACCAGGATCAGCAAAATTCAGCCTCGAGTAGTACGCATCATTTTGTCCGGTCACTCAGATAAAGAAATGATTATGCAAACAGTGCCCGTGACTCATCAGTTCCTGACTAAGCCCTGCTCTCCAGATAAACTTAAAAATGTTATCCAGAGATGCATGGCCTTGAGGAATCTGTTTAAGGACAAGAGCTTACTTGATGTAGTAGGCCGAGTTAAGTCATTACCCAGCCTGCCAGATATTTATATCCAACTAAAGGAAGAAATTCGCTCGGATAAAGCTACGCCTAAGAGTATTGGTGATATTATTTCTAAAGATGTAGCCATGTCTGCTAAAGTTTTGCAGATGGTCAATTCCGCTTTTTTCGCTTTGGTAAGAAAAGTTTCTAGTATTGAACAAGCTGTAGTTTATTTGGGGTTGGATACTATAAGATTCCTTGTTTTAGGAATGCATATTTTCAATAAGCTGGAAAAACTTAAAATCGGAAAGTTTTCTTTGAAAAGTCAGGTTAAGCATAGTCTGGAAGTGGCTAGTATGGTTTCTTCTTTATGTAAATTTGAAAATCTACCCAAGGATGTTCAAGAGATTGCTTTTTTTGCCGGCCTGTTTCACGATTGTGGTGTTTTGATCTTAGCTCAGAACATGCCGAAAGAATATGAAGAAGCAGTAAACTTTGCTGAAGAAAAAAGGCTGTGTTTGTATCTGGCTGAACTGGATGTTTTTGGCGTTTCGCATGCTGAAATCGGGGCTTATCTGTTAAATATATGGGGGCTTCCAGAAGAAATGGTTAGGGCGGCGGCCTTTCACCATAATCCAATGGCAGCTTATTCTTCCCGGTTGGATTGCCTGTCTTTGGTTCATATTGCTGATCGTCTGGAACATCTAAAATCACCGATGAATGTAGTTGGCCCTGTCTGCCCTGTTGATAAAGACTTGATAGAAAAATTCGGCATACAGGATAAATTCATTAGTTGGCGAGACTTGTTGGTAAAGGAGAAAGTAGGTGAATAA
- a CDS encoding HD domain-containing phosphohydrolase: MNKEKILFVDDDVNILDGFRRSLQRQFQVETAVGPIQGLKMFNDFGPFAVVVADLKMPKMDGIEFLTRIKEFYPETVRIMLTGHGDMEVAIDAINSGQVFRFLIKPCSKTNLIKALEAAIKQYRLVRAEKEIMEKTLTGTINVLTEILSITNEEALGRTSRIKRYVRDVAIHLGETDVWLYETGAILSQIGCIILPPGVLDKVRTGERLEGEELQLYMQHPFIASDLLRNIPRMEKVADMIAYQEKHYDGKGVPFDHVRGDDIPLGARILKVVLDFDLLETRGYSKRDSIYKMAKRKGRYDPKVFKAFLEVLQLEQHYKIRKVHIDDLFPFVVLLEDIVALNGVVLLKKGHEVTETIIEKLRLMDKAYGIKQPIEALIPPSKIIEEKRNLLEK; this comes from the coding sequence GTGAATAAGGAGAAAATCCTTTTTGTTGATGATGACGTCAACATTCTGGATGGGTTTCGTCGGTCTTTGCAGCGGCAATTTCAGGTAGAAACTGCTGTCGGCCCGATTCAGGGGTTGAAAATGTTTAATGATTTCGGTCCATTTGCCGTTGTGGTGGCTGATTTAAAAATGCCCAAGATGGATGGTATTGAGTTTCTAACCAGGATCAAAGAGTTTTATCCTGAAACGGTCCGCATTATGCTTACAGGGCATGGAGATATGGAGGTGGCTATAGATGCTATTAATAGTGGTCAGGTGTTTCGTTTTCTGATCAAGCCTTGTAGCAAGACTAACTTGATTAAAGCTTTGGAGGCAGCCATTAAGCAGTATAGGTTAGTCCGTGCAGAAAAGGAGATAATGGAAAAGACTCTGACCGGAACTATCAATGTTTTGACAGAGATTTTGAGTATCACCAATGAAGAAGCCTTGGGTCGAACTTCCCGCATCAAACGCTATGTACGCGATGTAGCTATTCACTTGGGCGAGACAGATGTCTGGTTATATGAGACTGGCGCTATATTATCTCAGATCGGGTGTATTATTTTGCCTCCAGGGGTATTGGATAAAGTGCGCACTGGGGAGAGACTAGAGGGAGAAGAATTACAGCTATATATGCAGCACCCCTTTATCGCCTCTGATCTTCTTCGTAATATCCCGCGTATGGAAAAGGTTGCAGATATGATCGCCTATCAGGAAAAGCACTATGACGGAAAAGGTGTACCCTTTGATCATGTACGCGGAGACGACATACCTTTGGGAGCAAGAATTTTAAAGGTGGTTTTAGACTTTGATCTCCTGGAAACCAGGGGGTATTCCAAGCGGGATAGTATATATAAAATGGCGAAGCGTAAGGGCAGATACGACCCAAAAGTATTCAAGGCTTTTTTGGAAGTGCTCCAATTGGAGCAACATTACAAAATCAGAAAGGTCCACATAGATGACTTGTTTCCTTTCGTAGTCCTTTTAGAAGACATTGTTGCTTTAAATGGAGTGGTGCTTTTAAAAAAAGGACACGAAGTTACTGAAACCATCATTGAGAAGCTTAGACTCATGGACAAAGCTTACGGAATTAAGCAGCCCATTGAAGCGCTTATCCCCCCCTCAAAAATAATCGAGGAAAAGAGAAACCTTCTGGAAAAGTAA
- a CDS encoding ATP-binding protein, whose amino-acid sequence MISFYALWSGERIRKIFIDLKNDIVPSAMLMSKMKSETFKTSHLLMDYVIHGDDENKRAVEISLNELKKYGEEHLKYESDIGLEEKREAIELLAKIENLESAVTEILMLKEHGMNLDKMVDEVEKKVHPAIKILVRQIERRKKEYMQKLALAESQSLNQQNKVVKVVLLLSILFTLTALSVWLLVMKQFSRYIRERNLALDRLGAEKERLAVTLRSIGDGVIATDTDGKIVLINKVAEDLTGWSQEEAVGKPINEVFHIIDEKTGEPCENPVEKVFKTNRITDLANHTALISRDGTVRSIADSGAPIRDSEGRIVGAVLVFRDITDQKKMREQMFRSQKLESIALLAGGIAHDFNNILTALMGNISLAKTQLSTEDKAYSLLTSTENASRRASQLTQQLLTFAKGGEPVKETATLATLIKDSANFVLAGSNVKCSFDIPKELWTVDIDTGQISQVIQNIVLNAKHAMPDGGTINIKCENFINDSRTIPSLPPGNFVKITIQDHGIGIPEKYLDKIFDPYFTTKESGSGLGLAVCYSIIQKHDGHIMVESTPGVGTTFTIYLPASQKEMTSLFDDEQLLTGKGKILIMDDEELVREVSKEIFSSLGYEVELAKDGEEMIELYQKAKKAGKPFDVVIMDLTIPGGMGGKEAIRKLLEIDPQVKAIVSSGYSNDSVMANYSEYGFKACLVKPYKIEQVSQILRQLID is encoded by the coding sequence ATGATTTCTTTTTACGCTTTGTGGAGCGGTGAGAGAATAAGAAAGATTTTCATCGATTTGAAAAATGATATTGTCCCCTCTGCCATGTTAATGTCTAAAATGAAAAGCGAGACTTTCAAAACATCTCATTTATTGATGGATTATGTTATACATGGAGATGATGAAAACAAAAGAGCAGTAGAAATAAGTTTAAATGAATTAAAAAAATACGGGGAAGAGCATTTAAAATATGAAAGTGACATAGGTCTTGAAGAAAAAAGGGAGGCAATTGAATTACTTGCCAAAATAGAAAATTTGGAATCGGCAGTTACTGAAATATTGATGTTAAAAGAGCATGGGATGAATCTTGATAAGATGGTGGATGAAGTAGAGAAAAAAGTTCATCCTGCTATTAAGATTCTCGTCAGACAAATAGAAAGACGCAAGAAAGAGTACATGCAAAAACTAGCGCTAGCAGAAAGTCAAAGTTTGAATCAACAAAATAAGGTTGTAAAGGTTGTTTTACTATTAAGTATACTCTTTACACTCACAGCACTTTCTGTCTGGCTATTAGTGATGAAACAGTTTTCAAGGTACATAAGAGAGCGTAATTTGGCTCTGGACAGGCTTGGGGCTGAAAAGGAAAGGCTGGCAGTCACCCTTCGTAGTATTGGAGACGGAGTTATTGCAACAGACACTGATGGTAAGATTGTTTTGATCAATAAGGTTGCTGAGGATTTGACCGGCTGGTCACAAGAAGAGGCTGTTGGCAAGCCCATTAATGAAGTTTTTCATATTATTGATGAAAAGACCGGGGAGCCTTGTGAGAATCCGGTTGAAAAGGTGTTTAAAACGAACAGAATTACTGACTTAGCTAATCATACAGCACTTATATCTCGCGATGGAACTGTACGAAGCATAGCAGACAGCGGCGCTCCGATTCGGGATAGCGAAGGTCGAATTGTGGGGGCGGTTCTTGTATTTCGCGATATTACCGACCAGAAAAAAATGCGTGAGCAAATGTTCAGGAGTCAGAAACTTGAGTCCATTGCGCTTTTAGCAGGCGGTATAGCCCACGATTTTAATAATATTTTGACCGCATTAATGGGCAATATAAGTTTGGCCAAGACTCAATTAAGTACGGAAGACAAGGCCTATAGCCTGCTAACCTCCACAGAAAATGCTTCTCGCAGGGCCAGCCAATTAACTCAGCAACTGCTGACTTTTGCAAAGGGTGGAGAGCCCGTCAAAGAAACCGCAACCTTAGCAACGCTAATAAAAGACTCAGCGAATTTTGTACTTGCGGGAAGCAATGTTAAATGTAGTTTTGATATACCCAAGGAACTCTGGACTGTTGACATCGATACCGGTCAGATTAGTCAAGTCATTCAGAATATTGTCCTCAACGCTAAGCATGCCATGCCGGATGGAGGAACAATAAATATAAAATGTGAAAATTTTATTAATGATTCGCGAACCATCCCATCGTTGCCCCCTGGAAATTTTGTTAAGATAACCATACAGGATCATGGCATTGGAATACCGGAAAAGTATCTTGATAAGATATTCGATCCCTATTTCACCACAAAAGAATCGGGAAGCGGTTTGGGGCTTGCCGTATGTTATTCAATTATCCAAAAACATGATGGTCACATTATGGTAGAATCAACACCAGGTGTTGGCACGACATTCACGATTTATCTGCCGGCCTCTCAGAAAGAAATGACTTCACTCTTTGATGATGAGCAACTGTTAACAGGAAAAGGCAAGATTTTAATAATGGATGATGAGGAGTTGGTCAGGGAAGTTAGTAAAGAAATATTTAGTAGTTTGGGATATGAAGTGGAGCTTGCCAAGGACGGTGAGGAAATGATCGAGTTATACCAGAAGGCCAAGAAAGCTGGAAAGCCCTTTGATGTAGTCATTATGGATCTGACAATACCTGGTGGTATGGGAGGCAAGGAAGCAATTAGGAAGTTGCTTGAGATTGATCCTCAAGTAAAAGCTATTGTCTCAAGTGGTTATTCGAACGACTCTGTCATGGCTAACTATAGCGAATACGGATTCAAAGCATGTTTGGTCAAACCATATAAAATTGAACAAGTTAGCCAAATATTAAGGCAACTCATAGATTAA
- a CDS encoding SDR family oxidoreductase gives MNIIIAGATGDIGTSISNLLSKNHSLLLLYKDENKREDLARKLEGRDVSFLSIQELFANEKMVLQAFSSFTPHVFINAIGDGFYAKVEDATLDLINSSYEANFKVPFYLTQLAYKVFLKQKHGYIVFVNSVSGLEGFPYGVAYCPFKFALRGLAEVMYKEGKRYGIKVSSIYPGIVKTKLLNKMPFIPKKGVLYPDEVARAVDYLLCLPLEAEVKELVLKNSSLTWRNIR, from the coding sequence ATGAACATCATCATTGCCGGAGCAACAGGTGATATTGGAACATCTATTTCCAATCTGCTATCAAAAAACCACTCTTTGCTTCTTCTCTACAAAGATGAAAACAAAAGAGAAGACCTGGCAAGGAAGTTAGAGGGAAGGGATGTTAGTTTCCTTTCTATCCAAGAACTTTTTGCAAATGAAAAAATGGTTCTTCAAGCTTTTTCTTCTTTTACACCTCATGTTTTTATTAATGCCATAGGAGACGGTTTTTATGCCAAGGTAGAAGATGCAACCCTGGATTTGATAAATTCCTCCTATGAAGCAAATTTCAAAGTGCCTTTTTATCTTACACAACTCGCGTATAAGGTATTTTTAAAACAAAAACATGGTTATATTGTCTTTGTCAATTCTGTCTCAGGATTGGAAGGATTTCCTTATGGAGTTGCATATTGTCCTTTTAAATTTGCCTTAAGAGGACTTGCAGAGGTAATGTACAAGGAAGGTAAACGATATGGCATCAAGGTAAGCTCTATTTATCCCGGTATAGTTAAGACAAAACTTTTAAATAAGATGCCCTTTATTCCCAAAAAAGGAGTTTTGTATCCAGATGAAGTAGCACGTGCGGTTGATTATTTGCTGTGTCTGCCACTTGAAGCGGAAGTGAAAGAACTGGTTCTAAAAAACAGCTCTCTTACATGGAGGAACATCCGCTAG
- a CDS encoding TrpB-like pyridoxal phosphate-dependent enzyme: MDFKKIVLPDSEIPRQWYNILADLPTPMDPPLHPGTGKPVTADDLAPIFPMNLIEQEVSQERFIDIPEPVLEKYAMWRPSPLYRARALEKALDTPARIYYKHEGVSPAGSHKPNTAIPQAYYNKEAGTQKICTETGAGQWGSALSFACSLFGLECEVYMVKISYNQKPYRRLMMETWGAKCIASPSDKTNAGREILKADPDSPGSLGIAISEAVEAAVTGEGTKYALGSVLNHVLLHQTIIGLEAQKQMAMIEEYPDVVIGCAGGGSNFAGLAIPYVRDKIHGKQVEILAVEPASCPTLTKGPYAYDFGDTAKTTPLLPMHTLGHNFMPAPLHAGGLRYHGMAPIVSKLVIDNLVTPASVHQLETFAAGVTWARSEGFIPAPETNHAIAAVIQEAKKAREEGKEKVILFTWSGHGLVDMAAYEAYLSGKLSNYAMPAEEIEKSLKELEGLPKPTQRKHG; encoded by the coding sequence ATGGACTTTAAAAAGATTGTTTTGCCCGATTCTGAGATACCACGTCAGTGGTATAATATTCTTGCAGATCTTCCCACACCCATGGACCCGCCGCTCCATCCGGGAACAGGGAAACCAGTCACTGCCGATGACCTGGCACCAATCTTCCCAATGAACCTTATTGAACAGGAAGTTAGCCAGGAGAGATTTATTGATATCCCTGAGCCTGTTCTGGAAAAATATGCAATGTGGCGTCCCTCGCCACTCTATAGGGCCAGGGCTCTTGAAAAAGCGTTAGATACCCCGGCCAGAATCTATTATAAGCACGAAGGAGTAAGCCCAGCCGGAAGCCACAAGCCCAACACCGCTATCCCTCAGGCCTATTACAACAAAGAAGCAGGGACTCAAAAAATATGTACCGAGACCGGTGCCGGACAATGGGGAAGCGCCCTTTCTTTTGCCTGTTCCCTGTTTGGACTGGAATGCGAAGTGTACATGGTCAAAATAAGTTACAACCAAAAACCCTATCGTCGTCTGATGATGGAGACCTGGGGAGCCAAATGCATTGCCAGCCCAAGTGACAAAACCAATGCCGGAAGGGAAATCTTGAAGGCTGATCCTGATTCACCGGGTAGCCTGGGGATCGCCATCAGCGAAGCTGTTGAAGCCGCTGTAACCGGTGAGGGGACCAAATACGCCCTGGGAAGTGTCTTGAACCATGTTCTGCTGCATCAAACCATTATCGGGTTAGAAGCCCAAAAGCAAATGGCCATGATCGAAGAATACCCGGATGTAGTCATCGGATGCGCCGGAGGGGGAAGTAACTTCGCAGGTTTAGCCATCCCGTATGTTCGCGATAAGATTCATGGAAAACAGGTAGAGATCCTGGCCGTAGAACCAGCTTCCTGTCCAACATTGACCAAAGGCCCTTATGCTTATGACTTTGGTGATACAGCCAAAACAACCCCTCTTCTGCCGATGCATACATTAGGGCATAATTTCATGCCTGCTCCACTCCATGCTGGCGGTCTCAGGTACCACGGAATGGCTCCTATTGTAAGTAAACTGGTTATTGATAACCTGGTAACTCCTGCCTCTGTACATCAATTGGAAACCTTTGCAGCCGGTGTAACCTGGGCCAGAAGCGAAGGATTTATCCCCGCCCCTGAAACCAACCATGCCATTGCCGCGGTAATTCAGGAGGCCAAAAAAGCCAGGGAAGAAGGAAAAGAAAAGGTAATCCTTTTTACCTGGAGTGGACATGGACTGGTTGATATGGCAGCATACGAAGCATATCTTTCAGGAAAACTTTCTAACTACGCAATGCCTGCTGAAGAAATTGAAAAGTCACTCAAAGAACTAGAAGGGCTGCCAAAACCGACTCAGAGAAAACATGGATGA
- a CDS encoding histidinol phosphate phosphatase domain-containing protein, whose translation MIDLHTHTTFSDGELIPAELVRRAKVAGYKGVAFTDHADHSNLELILENVLRLARKYSVYADVELLAGVELTHVPPSLIPELVNIAREKGAQIVVVHGETIVEPVARGTNLAAIEARADILAHPGLITPEEVKLAAQNGVALEITTRKGHSLTNGHVFSLAKKFGASLVINNDAHAPGDLVSQELRRKIAFGAGMDEGDYLLAEQNSLSIMRERR comes from the coding sequence ATGATTGATTTACATACACATACAACTTTTAGTGATGGGGAGCTTATCCCGGCAGAACTTGTGCGCAGGGCCAAGGTAGCCGGATACAAGGGTGTTGCTTTTACTGATCATGCAGATCATTCCAATCTGGAACTAATTCTGGAAAATGTGCTAAGGCTTGCCCGAAAATATTCAGTTTACGCAGATGTTGAGCTTCTGGCCGGTGTGGAGCTGACTCATGTCCCGCCCAGCCTCATTCCCGAACTTGTAAATATTGCCAGAGAAAAAGGAGCCCAGATTGTTGTGGTTCATGGCGAGACCATAGTTGAACCTGTAGCCAGGGGCACCAACCTGGCAGCAATAGAGGCCCGGGCCGATATTCTGGCCCATCCAGGCCTTATTACTCCCGAAGAAGTTAAGTTGGCTGCCCAAAACGGCGTAGCCCTGGAAATAACCACGCGCAAAGGTCACAGCTTGACCAATGGACATGTTTTTTCTCTGGCAAAGAAGTTTGGGGCCAGCCTGGTTATAAATAACGATGCTCATGCACCAGGGGATCTGGTCAGTCAGGAACTTCGAAGAAAAATTGCTTTTGGCGCCGGTATGGATGAAGGTGACTATCTTTTGGCTGAACAAAACAGTTTGTCGATTATGCGCGAGAGAAGATAA
- a CDS encoding SIR2 family NAD-dependent protein deacylase, protein MVKDWRGLAEQGARVWAGCRFPVALTGAGISVPSGIPDFRSPGGLWSKYDPQTVCSDWALENNPRGVWEFLLDAVQMFARAKPNAAHKALARLEERGFLQAIITQNIDNLHQQAGSKNVIEFHGSCQKFYCNGCHTEFDPGQALQLTFRDIPWKCHRCSGVVRPDVVFFGEQIPVQALIQSQDLADRADLLVIVGTSGEVAPANTLPYIVKRHGGKVIEVNLGPTNYAGLSDVRIDGPAEEVLPFMADLIIN, encoded by the coding sequence ATGGTTAAGGATTGGCGAGGATTGGCTGAACAGGGGGCTCGTGTGTGGGCCGGGTGCAGATTTCCTGTTGCTTTGACCGGAGCGGGGATCTCCGTTCCCAGTGGTATACCGGATTTTCGCAGCCCCGGAGGCCTTTGGTCAAAATATGACCCTCAGACGGTTTGTTCTGACTGGGCTCTGGAAAATAACCCTAGAGGTGTGTGGGAGTTCTTGCTGGATGCGGTGCAAATGTTTGCCCGCGCTAAACCCAACGCAGCACACAAGGCCTTGGCCAGGTTGGAGGAAAGAGGTTTTTTGCAAGCTATTATTACCCAAAATATCGATAACTTGCATCAGCAAGCAGGCTCAAAAAACGTTATCGAGTTTCACGGCAGTTGCCAGAAGTTTTATTGCAACGGGTGCCATACCGAGTTTGATCCCGGCCAGGCCTTGCAATTGACTTTTAGGGATATACCCTGGAAATGTCATAGGTGCAGTGGAGTTGTTAGGCCGGATGTAGTCTTTTTTGGTGAGCAGATTCCTGTGCAGGCTTTAATCCAGAGTCAGGACTTGGCTGACAGGGCTGATTTGCTTGTAATTGTAGGGACTTCAGGTGAAGTAGCTCCGGCCAATACTTTGCCGTATATAGTCAAAAGGCATGGTGGCAAGGTAATTGAGGTCAACCTGGGCCCGACCAATTATGCGGGGCTTTCTGACGTGCGTATCGATGGACCGGCCGAGGAGGTCTTGCCCTTTATGGCTGATTTGATCATAAACTGA
- a CDS encoding MotA/TolQ/ExbB proton channel family protein — protein sequence MDFLPQTGIWTMIANATLMVKVVMVILLFMSVTTWSIIIFKAIAFGRFKSRIRAHLRLFETASDLVTGMKLLKENPGSPLYPIGYGAVLEIQKLEQTKLHPNLKFRVAEDNVRRVLKQGVSSQLKVLSGSLPFLATCGSSAPFIGLFGTVWGIMHSFHSIGLQKSASLATVAPGISEALIATAIGLAVAIPATMAYNYFLGQLNAIQTELVNFAGTFLNRAQRELPWMKREN from the coding sequence ATGGATTTTTTGCCCCAGACCGGCATTTGGACCATGATTGCCAATGCTACTTTGATGGTTAAGGTTGTCATGGTTATTTTGTTATTTATGTCTGTAACTACCTGGAGTATAATAATTTTCAAGGCTATTGCCTTTGGTCGTTTTAAGTCACGGATTAGAGCTCATTTACGTCTTTTTGAGACTGCTTCCGATTTAGTGACAGGCATGAAATTACTCAAGGAAAACCCTGGTTCTCCTCTTTATCCTATAGGGTACGGGGCTGTTTTGGAAATACAGAAGCTTGAACAAACTAAACTGCACCCCAATCTCAAGTTCAGGGTAGCTGAAGACAATGTACGCAGAGTGTTAAAGCAGGGGGTTAGTTCGCAACTCAAAGTATTGTCTGGTTCCCTGCCTTTCTTGGCTACTTGTGGCAGTTCTGCTCCGTTTATCGGTCTTTTTGGCACGGTGTGGGGCATAATGCATTCATTTCACTCTATTGGCCTGCAAAAGTCAGCTTCCCTGGCCACGGTTGCCCCCGGGATTTCTGAGGCTTTGATAGCCACGGCCATTGGTCTTGCTGTGGCCATCCCTGCTACAATGGCTTATAATTATTTTTTGGGGCAGTTAAACGCGATTCAAACTGAGCTGGTAAATTTTGCGGGTACTTTTTTGAACAGGGCTCAGAGGGAATTACCCTGGATGAAACGAGAAAACTAA
- the tolR gene encoding protein TolR: MDFNPLEKGFLSEINVTPFVDVMLVLLVIFMVTAPMLTQGVEVDLPQTKTVRTLPEDSEHLVVTLKKDGTIYLDEYKVKLDEVEKHLKKIVLDKNKLIYLQADKDVAYGLVVKLMSRIKAAGIKRLGVVAEEERE; the protein is encoded by the coding sequence ATGGATTTTAATCCGCTGGAAAAAGGTTTTTTATCTGAAATAAATGTCACTCCTTTTGTGGATGTTATGCTTGTTCTTCTTGTTATATTTATGGTTACTGCCCCTATGCTCACCCAGGGGGTGGAAGTTGATCTTCCTCAGACCAAGACAGTACGGACGCTTCCGGAAGATAGCGAACATCTAGTGGTTACTTTGAAGAAAGATGGCACCATCTACCTGGATGAATACAAAGTTAAACTGGATGAGGTGGAAAAACATTTAAAAAAGATAGTCCTGGATAAAAATAAATTGATTTATTTGCAGGCTGATAAAGATGTTGCTTACGGCCTGGTGGTCAAGCTTATGTCTAGGATAAAAGCCGCTGGAATCAAGCGTTTGGGTGTTGTGGCTGAAGAGGAAAGGGAATAA
- a CDS encoding energy transducer TonB, protein MRLLGWLGSFLLHLGIFFLVFYSPGGGKRIRIDLSRPVYEVELINLLPPAPVKQEIKKSAGQIKKNDTKSAVKAEKKSLKQKKSKSSSNVKKIKAQRNLESSKTKPKDKKKKISSKKVKKTKKTTLKKKKEPSPQEILAQALGSIKKHVREKQRSEQMILAKELAGLRQQVEQTKAGSTQGKSSGSTGIGSIYARIAEEKIKENWRFPKIGVEENLMAQVEVEIDERGKIIRSRLVKPSGRKDFDISVLKAVQETGELPPPPAKTIDKLIINFNLMELY, encoded by the coding sequence ATGCGCCTTTTGGGCTGGTTAGGTTCTTTTTTACTTCATCTGGGTATTTTTTTTCTGGTCTTTTATTCTCCAGGGGGGGGCAAAAGAATACGAATTGATCTAAGTAGACCTGTTTATGAAGTTGAACTTATCAATCTGCTCCCTCCAGCTCCTGTGAAGCAGGAGATAAAAAAGTCTGCCGGACAAATTAAAAAAAATGACACTAAGTCAGCTGTCAAGGCCGAAAAAAAATCTTTGAAGCAAAAGAAGTCTAAGTCTTCATCAAATGTTAAAAAAATTAAGGCTCAGCGGAATCTGGAGAGCTCCAAAACAAAACCAAAGGACAAAAAAAAGAAGATCAGTTCCAAGAAGGTAAAAAAGACCAAAAAGACTACGCTTAAAAAGAAAAAGGAACCTTCACCCCAGGAGATTTTGGCCCAGGCCCTGGGCAGTATTAAAAAACATGTCCGGGAAAAACAGAGATCAGAACAAATGATATTGGCCAAGGAATTAGCGGGTCTAAGGCAACAGGTAGAGCAAACCAAGGCTGGCTCGACTCAGGGAAAAAGTAGTGGCAGCACTGGGATAGGTTCCATTTATGCCCGGATTGCGGAAGAAAAGATCAAAGAAAACTGGCGATTTCCTAAGATTGGAGTGGAGGAAAATTTAATGGCTCAGGTGGAGGTGGAAATTGACGAGAGAGGCAAAATTATCCGGTCAAGGCTTGTTAAGCCTTCCGGGAGAAAAGATTTTGACATTTCAGTGCTCAAGGCAGTGCAGGAAACTGGTGAACTGCCGCCTCCTCCGGCCAAAACCATAGACAAATTGATTATAAATTTTAATTTGATGGAGCTGTATTAG
- the pal gene encoding peptidoglycan-associated lipoprotein Pal, translating to MRSKTLFLFVLATLSVFIISGCAKQKIGSVSPNGVVESTQKNRLSAEESRANAARKAREQALKERQLAEEQLAKEEAEKKKAIEQAVETISANKIYFDFDSFELKPEARAILQQKAELLKKYKNLRLVIEGHCDERGTEEYNLALGERRARAAYEFLILLGVESDRLQIVSYGEEFPADPGHNETAWAKNRRDEFKVLY from the coding sequence ATGAGATCGAAGACTTTATTTTTGTTTGTTTTAGCGACATTGTCGGTTTTTATTATAAGCGGTTGTGCCAAACAAAAAATTGGTTCGGTTTCTCCTAATGGCGTTGTAGAGAGTACACAAAAAAACAGACTTAGCGCAGAAGAAAGTCGAGCCAATGCCGCCAGAAAAGCCCGTGAACAAGCCTTAAAAGAGCGGCAACTGGCAGAAGAACAGTTAGCCAAGGAAGAAGCAGAAAAGAAAAAGGCTATTGAGCAGGCCGTAGAAACAATTTCAGCCAACAAAATTTACTTTGATTTTGACTCATTCGAATTAAAGCCAGAAGCCAGAGCTATTTTACAGCAAAAAGCAGAGCTTTTAAAGAAGTACAAAAATTTACGCTTAGTTATCGAAGGACATTGTGATGAACGCGGGACTGAAGAATATAATTTAGCTCTGGGGGAAAGACGGGCCAGGGCAGCTTACGAGTTTTTAATTCTCCTGGGGGTTGAGTCTGATAGGCTGCAGATTGTCAGCTATGGAGAAGAATTTCCTGCAGATCCCGGTCATAATGAAACAGCTTGGGCAAAAAACAGGCGTGATGAATTCAAGGTATTATACTAA